ACTCTTAACTTTGTGGCCCAAACTGTGAGTGGCTGATGGGGTCATTTATTAAGATGGGCAGACAGGGGCTTGTGGAGAAAAACCAGGAGCCTAGTTTTGGACCTAACGTGCCCTTTAGGTATCTCAAGTCAGGTCCAACCAGGGAAACGGAAATCAGTCTGAACATTTCAGGAGAAGGAATTGAGTGCAGGGGACTGGCTGGGCCAGTAAGGGACGAGGCTGAGAAGAGGCAGGACAGCCAGGTAGCCCAGGGGCTTGAACAAGAGCAGGAAGCTGCTGCCGCCAGCCCTTGGGAGGAAAAAGCTCTGGTGGTATGGCCTGACCCTAGGGCCAGGGTCATGTAGCTCATAGGAAGCACGTGGAGACAGCTGAGACAAAGCCACTGCCTGAGATGGCACCCTAGGCATGGGGAAGATAAAAATGGTGGAGACCTCAACAGACAGGTTCCCAAACAGTGCTGCCTTGGAGACTGCTGGGCTTTCTCCAGGGCTGCCCTCAACCCCAGCCAGTACCTTGGACTTTTGagctcctctgcccctccccgaATCTTGTCCAGCTCGAAGTTGACTCTCCTTCTTTCCCAAGACTATCCACCTGCTGCTTTTTTGGTCCTTGGAGATCTGGGCCCTGCATCTTCCCTTTTGCCAGGGGCCACAATCTGATACTCATCCATGTATGCCACCAGAGGCCGGCTGAGAGTGGGAagcaatttaattaaataaagaatgtgGGAAAGAACAGTGTCCCAGTGCTGTCTGCATGTGGAGATGGGCATCTTGGCTTTCTAACCCATACCCAAGCACTGAATCAGATAAATACCCTTCTCTTGGTGCCTTCTCTAAGCCACATGGCCTGGGCTCCTCACTGCCCCTCCACAGCAGGAGACAGGGTGGTGCCACCATAGAAGCTCTTGTTTCCAGAAGGAATATGAGGGCAGTAGACCTTTGGCTCTTCCCCAGATCTCTGTCACAGGGAGACCTCTGTCTTAGGAGGGAAAACAGACTTGGCCTTGGTCCCAGGACCAGGTGTAATTCTGGCTCCTGATCTAGGAGAGTACAAGCACAGAGACTGCAATGAGACCCTAGCATGGTGAGCTTTCTCTAACTCAGGTATAGTCTTACTGCCCAAACTGAAAGCATCCTAGGAACCTTATCTGCCCGTCCCCTGGTAAGCGAGAGGGCTGGGGCTAGGGGTGTGGGGGGCTGGAGATCTCAGTGGCCTGAATCAAAGGAGTCTTGTTGGGAGTGTTCAATTATGTACCTTTCTGTGCAACCCAGAGGCCCCAAGCCAGCTGCTTGATCAGATACTTAGCTAAGGACACAGTGATGTTTTGGATTTAGGAGCCATGTGTAGGTCTCCACTGTGGTCTGTGAATATCAGTATTTTCAGACTCCCTGGGCAGTTTATGGGATTTTCAGGGATTTCTCTGCCCACATATAAGTTTTACTTTCATAAGCTGATGGTAGTAGCTAACCTTCAAGATGTAACTGTGAActtgtatttattgagtaccaatGCTAGACAGTTTGCTTAGCTTATCACTGCTGTGGTTTCACTTGATCTTTCTAACACCTGTATGAGCTAGGTACcatgtattcccattttgcagatgagaaaacaaataggtttgttttttatgtgacagtgaaagggacagatagagacagacaggaagggagagtgatgagaagcatcaattcttcattgcagctctttagttgttcattgattgctttctcatatgtgccctgactggggggctacagtagaccgagcgaccccttgctcaagccagcaagcttgggctcaagctggtgagccttgctcaaaccagatgagcctgcactcaagctgatgagctcaggatttcaaacctgggtcctatgcatcccagtccagtgctctatccattgtgccactgcctggtcaggcacaaataggTTTTATTTAACTGTTGAGTAATAGCTGTCATTTGAACCCAGCCCTCCTGAATCTCAAATCCAGGGGCCTGACCACCACCAGGTTCTTCTGCCTCCAGAGGAAGGAAGCCACAGGTCAACCTAGTTGAGGGCTGGCCCAGCACAGAGTGGGTTCTAATGTCAGGGAGTTCAAAATGGCCAATTTCTGCTGGGGAGAAAGTAGAATTTCTCGCCTGGGGAGCTAACCATCAATGGGATGAGCTACTGCAGGGAGGTCCAAGGCCAGTGAAGAGATCATCCTGCATGACCAGGAGGGAGTTAAGGTGGTTCTTCAAGAACTCCTTGTTCTACTTGAACTTTTTGGTAGGTCTCTTCCTAGCTGTCACCCTGTGACTTTGCCTTCCTAAGGAGAGCATTTGCACTGTGATGACCTTTTCTCTAGGACACAGAGCCACCCTTTCTTCAGCTCTTGTTGCTTTCATATAGATGTCCATGTACAAATGCCCCAGAGCATGtgttcctctttcctctctgtcagcCCCTCAGCGGTCACCTCTTCCTGATGTCCACACATCTGAAAGCCCAGAGGCTCATGGAGTGTGAGAGAAGCCCTGGGTGTGGAAGGCTAGAGCCCGAATTCTGGCCATTCTGTGGCCATCAATGCCCTAAAGATTGGCAATGCTCaggaaaagaggggaaaaggtTTCCAAGGgcattccaggcactgtgctgggtgcttgGCATGagtcttactcttttttttttaaattttttttttatttattttagagaggagagagagagacagagagagagagaagagggggaggagctggaagcatcaactcccatatgtgccttgaccaggcaagcccagggtttcaaactggcgacctcagcatttccaggtcgacgctttatccactgcgccaccacaggtcaggccagagtcttACTCTTACCAAAACCCCTGCTGGGAGGTACAAGCTCATTCCTTCAGTTTGTGGGTGCAGAAGCTAAGTCCTTTGCCTAAGACCTCAGGTCCAATTAGTAGGCGAGCCAGATTCTGACTTCAACCTGAGTTTCCACTGTCTCTTTCCATTACCTCTAAAACCACTTCCCTTTGCTAAGCCTGTGTCTCACACCTGTGCTCACCACAGTGGGGTCCACTGTCCTAGGTGCTGGAGACACAGCAAGGAACAAAGCCCCTGCCTTCATGGGCTGGCAGGCCAATGGGGAGCCCGATAGTAAGTAAATTATGGGGCATGTTGAAAGATGACCAGGAAAACAAGGCTGTGAGGGAGGATAAGGGAGGCTGATACTTGCTATTTGATATGAGGTGGGAAGGGAAGGCCTCTCATAAGATGACAAGAGAACAGAAGTGAAGGAGTGAATCATAGTAACATCTGAAGGAAGAGAATTCCAAGTTCAGGGAATAGCCAGTGCAAAGTCCCTGTGTTGGGAGCATGTCTAGCATTTAGAGAAATGACAGAGTAATGTGGCTGGAGTGGAGAGAATAAGAAGACAGGTTAGAGGGTGAACGTGCGGCCCTTGGGCCAGTAGAGAACTCTGGCGTTTATTCTGTGTGGGAGGAGATGTGAAAGGGTTCTGAGCACAGGAGGGATCTGATTCGACTCAGATGTTCACGGGGCTTCTCTGTGGTTGAAGAGACTACAAGGGTGGGCATGGGGTAGGGGGCctagtgaggagccactgcatTAATTCAGGCTGAAGAAGAGGGTGGCTGGAATAAGGTGGGGGAAGTGGCGTGCGGGTGAAGTGAGATTCTGGATACATTCTGAAAGAACTGACAGAATTTGTTGACAGATTGAACACTGAACAAGACAGAAAGTGACTAGGCACCGGGAAGTTTGGGGATTGTTGGTTCCGAGATGGGTTAGGTCTTGGACATGCTAAGTTTGAGATGCCTATTGGATATTCTAAGTAAAGATGTCACTCACTGGTTGGATTCACAGAGAATaacaacaacagcctgacctgtggtggcgcagtggataaaatgttgacctggaacgctgaagtcaccagttcgaaaccctggccttgcctggtcaaggcacatatggtagttgatgcttcctgctcctcccccattctctctctctctctccctcctctctaaaatgaattaaaaaaagaataataacaacaaataatacaaattatataatttacaaataatatattaatattagaatAGTTATAACATAgtacacataaaataatattaacaacaGTTTAATAAGTCCACTCTCCGCCCTTTCCATCTGTTCCATCTCTTGCTCTCCAATAGCCATGAGACATATTAGGGATTATCTTCGGAGGAggaaacagatgcagaaaagtttagttatttatttgtgacagagacagagtgagggacagatagagacaaacagacaggaagggagagagatgagaaacatcaattcttccttgtggcaccttcattgctcattgactgcttttgttGCAGGAAGTGACACACGAGGGAggagacactcagataacttaatagaggaaggagaatttattggTAGCTGGAGCACGGAGCATGTGGGGCTAGTAGTACCAAGGCACGAGCTCTCCAAATTAGATTTTTtataggttatatacctttacagtgtcCAAGCAATGGGCACATGATTcatttaaggtttcccaggactcaaggagagaggagaaggagtttctgtggggtcagcaaggggggaggggtttccagatcatggGTTGTAGCTACAtctggggtagtcaacctttttatacctaccgcccacttttgtgtctttGTTAGTAGAAAaaatttctaaccgcccaccagttccacagtaatggtgatttataaagtagggaagtaactttactttataaaatttataaagcagagttgcagcagattaaagcatataataataattatttaccaagtactttatgtcggatttttgctaagtttggcagaataaatctttataaaacaacttactatagttaaatctttttatttatactttggttgctctgctaccgcccaccatgaaagctggaacgcccactagtgggcggtagggaccaggttgactaccattgagctacatacagatcctgcttttcttttttagttctgtatatatttttaatgtttatttattgattttagagagagaggaaggaagagagagagagagagacaggaacatcaatctgttcctgcatgtgcccagaccagggatcgaaccggcaacctctgtgcttcgggacgatgttccaaccaactgagccatctggccagggcttattttgtattttttgaagtgagaagcagggaggcagtcagacagactcctgcatgcacctgatccagcaagcccactagggggcaatgctctgcccatctgagctgttgctccattacaactggagccattttagcgcctgaggcggaggctatggagccatcctcagtgcctgggccaactttgctccaatggagctttgcctgcgggaggggaagagagagacagagagaaaggagagggggaagggtggagaagcagatgggtgctcctcctgtgtgacctggccaggaattgaacctgggacatctacacactgtgCTGACAcactgctgctgagccaactggccagggcagatcctgctattcttgctttgtgttgcaagcggctccaagcaaccatttagagaactatgggatgtagttaatttataactggctgactcagttatccctgctggctcttttcccttgtattcttctggGTTCTCCCCtctcaagggagaagggaggcttgctccctcctcactttctcatatgtgccttgacctggggtagggggctacagcagagcgagtgaccctttgctcaagccagcgaccttgggcttcaagccagcgacctttgggctcaagtcagcaaccatggagtcctgtctatgatcctacactcaagctagtgaccctgcactcaagccagatgagcctgcactcaagccggcaaactcgggggtttgaacctggatcctctacatcccagttcaatgctctattcactacgcccctgcctggtcaggatatttatttatttttatacaattttgaGATCAGAAAGTTTTCTAATCTGTAGTTCCTTTTGCAATAGAGTGAATTGAACTGGGTGGTCCTTAAGGATTTCTTCCAGCTCTACAGAGCCTTAAACCTGGCAGTTTCCTGCTTTGGAAACAAAGTTTTCCTAACTTGTTAGAATTGTGTGTAGGCCAAGAATCTGCAggtcttgtctgaccaggcggtagcgcagtggatagagcatccgactgggatgtggaggacccaggtttgagaccccaaggtcgccagcttgagtgtgggctcatttggcttgagcaaggggttactaggtctgctgaaggcccgcagtcaaagcacatatgagaaagcaatcaatgaacaactaaggtctcgcaacaaaaaactgatgattgatgcttctcatctctcttcgtttctgtctgtcttgccctatctatccctctctctgactctctctctctgtccctgtaaaaagaaaaaaagaatatgcagGTATTAAGTGAGGAGGAAGGGCTCTTCTAAATGTTTTCTTGAACTTGAGTGCCTGGAGTCTACCAAGAAGACCTTTCTTGTTTTGATATTTTCAGAATCCCTGCAGAGCTTGAGGTAGGCAGCTAAGGAATGAGTAGTTTTACTTTGTTAGTGAGGACACCCCAGCCTAAAGAGACTAGCCAATGTCATCCACAATAGGTGGGGGGTGGTCAAAGATCTGACTCCAAAACTCCTCCTTCCACACCTAGGCATCTTCCCGGTGTCCCCACCTTTCTtaccaaacctctttctcctcccaGATTCCTTCTCTGGGACAAAAGACGTAGGCGGAGTTGGTTTTCAGGTTTTTATTGTGGGTGTATTTCTGGTGGCGGGATAGAGTGGAGGGGCAGGCCCTTCCAGGAGGGGGCAGATGAGACCACGCAtgacaggagggaaaggggagggatggGGGGACACTTTTTTACTCTCGGATCTTCAGTTCCCGCGCCATCTGGCAAAGCGCGCAGGGCAAACAAAAGGTGAGGGCTGCCCAGTCGTGCCCAACAGAGCcctggagggtgggagagaggttAAGAGCCCTGCCTTGGGTCCCAGGAGACCAGCCTCCAACCCCCAGCCCCCTGCTCCCTGGTAGGGACCCCCTGCGCACCTGGATGCGGTAACGCTCGCGCATGCCGGTGCGCAGGGAGTGCAGACCTCCGGGCAGGTAGGGTGCGCAGCAGCACTCGCCGAAGTCGTCAGAGATGCGACAGGCGAGGCACAGAGGGGCGAATGTTCCACACAGACCTGGGACGGGCGCGGGGCGGTCAGAGTGCTGCCCACCGGGCACCTCCGGCCGGCTTCACTTTGGTTAAGGAGAGGCTGAGAGTCCCCGGAGCCAAGTTGAGGGTCCCAGAGCAAATGTTCCGGGGAAGTGAAGTAAAAGGTCTCAGAGGGAATTGAGGGGGTTAGTGATTGAGGGTCTGAGGGGAAGCTGAAAGGTGTGAGGTCAGGATCGAAGTGCTGGGGGTCCGAGGAAGGCGTGAGGGTTAGAGAGTGGGAATTCAGGGtccaaggaggggagaggggaatggggttATTAGTAGGGCGTCAGAGGGGATTAGAGATGACCTTCGCTCCCTCCCACTCCCCGGGGCCTGGAAGGGAGCGGCAGGCACTCACAGACGGGCATATCGTTGCAGCAGTCCGTGAGACCGGTGTGCCAGTCACTGAGCTGGGTCTGGTAACAGCTGCTGGCACACTGGGGCTGACTGGTCACTGGGTAGGACATGGCtacagaggcggggggggggtagggggtaaGAGTCAGCGGGGCAGTCCGGAAGCCCTCCTGGGACCCCACACCCCTGCCGCCCCTCCCTCTGCCGGGCAGTCTGGGCGGAGCCACCAGGCTGCCCACGGAGGGAACACCACTGCGCCCCCTTTCCTTCTGCCACATCTAGGCCTCGACACCCCGGTCTGTCCTATTGCCACTGCCTACGGCACATCTGGTTGAGCTGgggtgggactcctgcacgtccgGGACAGGGTGGGCAACACATGTGGGCGGGGCTGAGACGTGCCGCTGCTGCCTCCACCTCTGGGTCTGGGGTGCTGGCTGGGTTCCTGCATTTCAGGGGCCTCTGGGGTACAATCAGGTGCCGTCTGTCTTCGAAGCCAGGGTGCCCAGGGGAGGGAAGCGGCCAGGTTCCGGGACTGGAAGGGTTGCCGGTCCATCCAGTGATCCCACCTTTGCCTTTCACGTTGTCGTGCATCTCAAACTGCATCTTGCTGGCCCTGAGGAGTTGGCGTTGGGGACGGCAGAGGTGGTGGCGGTGACAGCAGTGGAATCTGTCCAAGGGACACTGGATACTGAAGGAGGGGAGGGCAAGGGGCAAGGGCACTAGGGGCTGGGTTTTCAGGGGAAGGATGCTGGGGAGAAAGAGGCCATGTCAGCCTGCTGGCTAGAAGAGACATGGGACAGGGATGTATGGGGTGGGGGCGAGAAACTCGCCCATCTCTGTACAGCTGCCCGACAGACCCCAGAGGACCCTCCTCATtccagaggcagagctggagagagaaaccaagagacagaaacaggCTGAGTTATAGATAAGGGGAGGAAGAGATCAGAGCCAGGTGCCCAGAGAGATGCCACCAGCAATGCTCATGCCTGCCCAGCACCTCGACTTCACGCAAGCCCATTTCACAGaacaatgagactcagagaggtgaagaaaAATGCCCCACATCTGATGGCCCAGGCCAAGGGGGTTAGTAGAGGGGGTGCTAGGCCTCAGGACTTCCAAATTCAACGCAGCAGTACTGAGGATGAAACGGCACAGGGAGCATTGAGAAAGACAAAGGAAGTCCAGAGAGATAGAGACCTGCAAGGAGACAGAGGGATGCGCACGCGCACGGAGTGGGGTAGgtggagagcagagcagagggctgCGGTGGGTGCTCCTACCTTCAGGCTAGCGATGGCAATGATGGAGACACAGGTGTGGGTGACACGGGTACTGAGTTCTCAGTCTCGGGCCAGGACTTATATTGGGGCGGGCCACAGGGCCCTGGGCGGGGCTCTGACAGAGGTGCCCAGGGAGCCAAGCCGGTCAGGCTGAACTTTTCCCCCCACTGGaacttcctctctctccatcaccatcCCTCATCCTCCCCTATGCCTCCCTCTTCCTGTACCTCAGATGACCAAGAGATTGTGGGGGTTGGGGTCCAAGGATGAGGAGCTGGGAGTGGGGATAGAAAGGAGGATGGGGCAGAGTGCTGGGGAGAGTAGAGGCACAGGGGGCAAAGCTGGGttacagaaatcaaaagagagacagagatggggaaGGAACAGGGGACATAGAGATAGAAGGGAAGGTCAAGATCAGAGAAGGATAGAAGAttcagagagatggagggagatgagaagacaTAGAGGGATGAAGAAGTAGATGCCTAGAAAGAGAGGCACAAAGATCTGGGAGAAATCACAAGAAGAGGGAGACGATTTAGAGAAGAGATGTGGGAAGGTAGAAAGGCAGGTAGGTGGAGGCAATGGCCACCACTGGAtttagagggaaggaagaggaagagagaagaaaggcctGCAGTGTGGGTTCCCTCTTAGGGTCTTTCCCATCATTCTCAGTGAGGGCCCCACTTCCCTGGGAGAGGGGACATTGTCCTCCCATTTAGGGCCTTGAAGCATGTGGGGAGGGCAGTGTGTTTTGGTGGTGATTCATGCTGGAACCACCTCACCCCACCTCCAAATTGGGAAGGAAGGAGGCTGGGAACTGAGAAGCCTGGTTCCTGAAGGAGGTGGCCGTGGCCCAGGCTTCCTGGGTCCTAACACAGCAAAGGGCTGGGGACCTGACtcctgggtctgagggaggaggggctggggaccTGATCTCCGATCCCAaataggggagggagagagggctcTGATTCCTGGGTCTGAtggaggagggggctggggaccagATTTTTGGGTTAGGCCAGGCTGCATCCCTGAGTGGGACAGGGGTCCTGGGATTCCAGACCTGCTGGGTTCCTGAAAGGTGAAAGAGTTGGGGGCCTGAGTCACCAACATCTCCCTCCAACAGGCCCAGTGGGGTTGGAGGTGACTCAGTGAGGTAAGTAGTATTAGAGTCGGGTGGGGTTCCTAATACGGGTGTTACCCCAAAAATGTAGGAGGCACTGGAAAATTGGGGTGTCACCTGCAGAGAAGGTGGTGTCATCACCCCACTGGGTATGGGGTGATGGCAGGTGGATTACCCTGTTCGCCTGGGATCTCAGCTTTCCCCCAACCCCCGGTCCAACACATCAGGTTCCAATGCTTGGCCTCCTGGAACCACCCAGATGGCTTGCTGTCCTTGTCCCAGACTTGTGGGCAGCACTCGGTCTGGGAACATGAATGTCAATGGAACATCTTCTATACTTCTGTTCTGGTGTCCCTGTCCCCTTATATCTGTATCTTTGTCTTCAGCTCTgaatctcccctcttctcatctcTGCCAATCTGTTTCCAGGTTTCTCTGGTTCTTTGCCTCCccatctctgagtctctctcctcccaaGTTCCACATCTTTTGCCCTTTTCCTGAAATCTTTGCCTCCTATCACAGCAACTCTTCCCGTCCTCAGGCCTGCTCCATGGATGCAACTACAGGCTCCATCTCCTCGCTGTCCAGATCATGGGGTGCAGATGACTCAGGGTCAGTCATCTCTAGGGGCTCCCAGTATGACAACTGGAGTTGGCCTCCAGTTTCCTCTCCCCACACTTACACAGCCTGGGGGCCACAATTAGATATAGCAACTCATCTACATGAGGAAATCGAGACTGGGAAAGCTGTGAGGTGGCCTGCTTAGGGGTGAGGAGGAAGGTGGAAGGCAGGAAGAGGAGATGCCCGGGGGCTGAGGAGTGACCGGGCAGAGTCTCCAGGCATCTGGCCTCCTCCCCCTCAattagggttgccagataaaatacagaacacccagttaaatttgaattctaGATGAACAACAAGTACATTTTTAGTATTGTTGTCAATATTACATAGGACATatttacactaaaaaataaaaagtatttgttgtgaattttaaattcaaatttaactgcacatcttttatttttatttgctaaacctGGAACCCTACCTTCAAAGACAGAGGAATCCAAGTACCTGGCCTCCTCTTTTCCCGGAACCCAGGATTTGGTCTCCCAGCCCTCCTTCTTCAGGACCTGAGAGCTCAGGTCCCaatcctgctcctccctttccctaGAATCCATGGATAGGACACCCAGTCCCTATACCCTCAGAACCCAGGAATCCAGGCTCCCAGCCCCTT
The Saccopteryx bilineata isolate mSacBil1 chromosome 3, mSacBil1_pri_phased_curated, whole genome shotgun sequence DNA segment above includes these coding regions:
- the CNFN gene encoding cornifelin isoform X2, which encodes MSYPVTSQPQCASSCYQTQLSDWHTGLTDCCNDMPVCLCGTFAPLCLACRISDDFGECCCAPYLPGGLHSLRTGMRERYRIQGSVGHDWAALTFCLPCALCQMARELKIRE
- the CNFN gene encoding cornifelin isoform X1, whose amino-acid sequence is MQFEMHDNVKGKAMSYPVTSQPQCASSCYQTQLSDWHTGLTDCCNDMPVCLCGTFAPLCLACRISDDFGECCCAPYLPGGLHSLRTGMRERYRIQGSVGHDWAALTFCLPCALCQMARELKIRE